A part of Terriglobus roseus genomic DNA contains:
- a CDS encoding family 43 glycosylhydrolase, translating into MYALSRRRFLALSAFAASHAYAAPRSAEPRSLLSPFKLDRLVLGPSNEAGAYDSKSVDCPFVFRNGNLWHMTFVAFDGIGYQTGLASSEDLLRWKKVGCILRRDPNNPVLKYNVAMNWILRENDLTSQGRIQRVQGSYVGAYHAYPSQGYESGAAVIGLAHSKDGLAWTPGDIILRSEDGAAWERGGLYKPCLLREGDTFYLFYNAKDHTTGPWHEQTGVATSKDLKTWTRYEGNPILRNGPAGSYDAHFASDPCVLKNGREWAFFYFGLDDKGVARDLVASGPDLFHATKQEEPVVNVGAPGSVDGIYAHKPSVVMHNGDLYHFYCAVGGNRKNSVRGISVARSRPFSDAERALAMA; encoded by the coding sequence ATGTATGCCCTCTCTCGCCGGCGCTTTCTTGCTCTCTCTGCATTTGCGGCTTCGCATGCCTATGCCGCGCCACGGAGCGCAGAACCGCGTTCGCTGCTGTCGCCCTTCAAGCTGGATCGGCTTGTACTGGGGCCGTCAAACGAAGCCGGCGCGTATGACAGCAAGAGTGTTGACTGCCCTTTTGTGTTTCGCAACGGCAATCTCTGGCACATGACGTTTGTTGCCTTTGACGGCATTGGCTATCAGACGGGCCTCGCTTCGTCAGAAGACCTGTTGCGATGGAAGAAGGTGGGCTGCATTCTGCGGCGCGACCCCAACAATCCTGTACTGAAATACAACGTGGCCATGAACTGGATTCTGCGCGAGAACGACCTGACATCGCAGGGCCGCATTCAACGCGTGCAGGGCAGCTATGTGGGCGCGTATCACGCGTATCCTTCGCAGGGCTATGAGAGCGGCGCTGCGGTGATCGGCTTGGCGCATAGCAAGGATGGTCTTGCATGGACGCCGGGCGACATCATTCTGCGCTCGGAAGATGGCGCGGCGTGGGAGCGAGGCGGGCTGTACAAACCGTGTCTGCTGCGCGAGGGTGATACGTTCTATCTCTTCTACAACGCGAAGGACCACACCACGGGACCATGGCATGAGCAGACGGGTGTGGCGACGTCAAAAGATCTGAAGACGTGGACGCGTTACGAGGGCAATCCGATTCTGCGCAATGGGCCTGCGGGATCTTATGACGCGCACTTTGCGAGCGATCCGTGTGTGTTGAAGAACGGCAGGGAATGGGCGTTCTTCTACTTTGGACTGGATGACAAAGGTGTGGCGCGCGACCTGGTGGCCAGCGGCCCTGATCTCTTCCACGCAACTAAGCAGGAAGAGCCAGTGGTGAATGTGGGGGCGCCGGGATCGGTGGATGGCATCTACGCGCACAAGCCTTCCGTGGTGATGCACAACGGCGACCTGTATCACTTCTACTGCGCCGTGGGTGGCAATCGGAAGAATTCAGTGCGTGGCATCTCCGTTGCGCGCTCGCGGCCTTTCAGCGATGCAGAGCGCGCCCTGGCGATGGCCTAG
- a CDS encoding methyltransferase family protein, giving the protein MMQATAFEYKHRFLIHALIYTLCFAAPWPDYHNGFHGLTLWSFMRNGSAWFRIANNLSQPQYVRFASFWNGTLIVILLFAFAGALLRTWGASYLGASTVKNGGMEGNRVIADGPFRFVRNPLYLGTILHTVALAFLMRPEAAVLCIILITIVQLRLIGREEPYLMGHLGETYRAYVEEVPRIIPSLKPCTASGTNRPDWKQGILSEFYMLGAAISFAALGWADGFNWENTVPHVIQGILISLGISIVLRAFIPKSEL; this is encoded by the coding sequence ATGATGCAAGCCACCGCGTTCGAATACAAACATCGTTTTCTGATCCATGCGTTGATTTACACACTTTGTTTTGCAGCTCCATGGCCTGACTATCACAACGGCTTCCACGGCCTCACGCTTTGGAGCTTCATGCGCAATGGCAGCGCGTGGTTCCGCATCGCAAACAATCTTTCGCAGCCTCAGTACGTTCGCTTCGCAAGCTTCTGGAACGGCACATTGATTGTCATTCTGCTGTTCGCCTTCGCGGGTGCTTTGTTGCGTACGTGGGGTGCTTCTTATCTTGGCGCGTCCACCGTTAAGAACGGTGGCATGGAAGGCAATCGCGTCATTGCCGATGGACCATTTCGCTTCGTCCGCAATCCGTTGTATCTCGGAACCATTCTGCACACCGTTGCCCTTGCATTTCTCATGCGGCCAGAGGCTGCGGTTCTCTGCATCATCCTCATCACCATTGTTCAACTGCGTCTGATCGGCCGCGAAGAACCATACCTAATGGGCCACCTTGGCGAAACCTACCGCGCATATGTTGAAGAAGTCCCACGCATCATTCCGTCACTGAAGCCATGCACGGCTTCAGGCACCAACCGCCCGGACTGGAAGCAGGGCATCCTCAGCGAGTTCTACATGCTGGGCGCAGCCATCTCTTTCGCAGCATTGGGATGGGCTGATGGCTTTAACTGGGAGAACACGGTGCCGCACGTCATCCAAGGCATCCTCATCTCGCTCGGCATCTCCATCGTCCTCCGCGCGTTCATTCCAAAGTCCGAACTCTAG